From Methylocystis sp. ATCC 49242, one genomic window encodes:
- a CDS encoding FkbM family methyltransferase, protein MAAEMDVDREVRETFFKDKKEPGIFVEIGAARPDYLSVSASFRKLGWKVISVEPNPEFCKLHRDLGYEVHEYACSDADLDDVEFFVVDSKGAEYQGGNVSFESFSSLGIQNEFSELYDTVKNNTQVRKIPVKVRRLDTILAEHEPDVKTVDIVAVDVEGWELSVMRGFSIEKFQPRVIILENLFKKDEYVDYMRSRGYGLWKRLEPNDVYVEMKALEAQRSLWARIRSMLGL, encoded by the coding sequence ATGGCCGCCGAGATGGACGTCGACCGGGAGGTCCGCGAAACATTTTTCAAGGACAAGAAGGAGCCGGGCATCTTCGTCGAAATCGGCGCGGCGCGACCGGACTATCTTTCCGTGAGCGCGAGCTTTCGCAAGCTCGGATGGAAAGTGATCTCCGTCGAGCCCAATCCCGAATTTTGCAAGCTGCATCGCGACCTCGGCTACGAAGTTCATGAATACGCCTGCAGCGACGCAGATCTCGACGACGTGGAATTCTTCGTCGTCGACTCGAAAGGGGCCGAATATCAGGGCGGCAATGTTTCCTTCGAGTCCTTCTCCTCGCTCGGAATCCAGAACGAATTTTCCGAGCTCTACGATACGGTGAAGAACAACACGCAGGTCCGCAAGATTCCGGTGAAGGTCCGCCGCCTCGACACGATCCTCGCCGAGCATGAGCCGGACGTGAAAACGGTCGACATTGTCGCCGTCGATGTCGAAGGCTGGGAGCTCAGCGTCATGCGCGGCTTCTCGATCGAGAAATTTCAGCCCCGCGTCATCATCCTGGAAAATCTCTTCAAGAAGGATGAGTATGTCGACTACATGCGCAGCCGCGGCTACGGGCTCTGGAAACGCCTCGAGCCCAATGACGTCTATGTCGAGATGAAAGCCCTAGAGGCGCAGCGATCGCTGTGGGCCCGCATCAGGTCGATGCTTGGACTGTGA
- a CDS encoding glycosyltransferase family 2 protein yields the protein MKPTLSISIPIYNFAKFVPETLDSILGQDGASKVEIVILDGASTDNTAEVIEGYRARHGAIRYVRMPQKGGIDRDMAHSVTHATGDYVWLFSGDDWMLPGALSKALEQIKSGYDLYLTRHMEWIDDRSEWIEWPTVNAATDTVFDLSDPAQRRDYFSKAVNTEAFFSFIGGLIVKRATWERVPLNENFVGGCWAHAARLCELMSGGLTVKTLTEPYLKRRPDNDSFANRGLVNRFRIAIDGYHQIADEIFGHDSFEALQMRRAVRSEYHPLVMLLGKYLCAIDPEHEDRKLMDRLLRKTYCDRSMEALRTRISYALMTPARFRRQQPELCRKFDRLKAELRGQAGA from the coding sequence ATGAAGCCAACACTATCCATAAGCATTCCGATCTATAATTTCGCCAAATTCGTTCCGGAGACGCTCGACTCCATTCTCGGGCAGGATGGCGCGAGCAAGGTCGAGATCGTCATTCTCGACGGCGCGTCGACCGACAACACCGCCGAGGTCATCGAAGGATACAGAGCCCGCCACGGCGCCATAAGATACGTCCGCATGCCGCAGAAAGGCGGCATCGATCGCGACATGGCGCATTCCGTGACGCATGCGACGGGAGATTACGTCTGGCTCTTCAGCGGCGACGACTGGATGTTGCCCGGCGCGCTGTCCAAAGCGCTGGAACAAATCAAAAGCGGCTATGATCTTTATCTCACGCGGCACATGGAATGGATCGACGACCGTTCGGAATGGATCGAATGGCCGACCGTCAATGCTGCGACAGACACGGTTTTCGATCTTTCGGACCCGGCTCAGCGCCGCGACTATTTCAGCAAGGCCGTGAATACGGAAGCCTTCTTCAGCTTCATCGGCGGCTTGATCGTGAAGCGCGCGACATGGGAGCGCGTGCCGCTGAACGAGAATTTCGTCGGCGGCTGCTGGGCGCATGCGGCGCGGCTGTGCGAGCTCATGTCCGGCGGGCTTACTGTAAAGACGCTGACGGAGCCCTATCTGAAGCGCCGTCCCGACAATGACTCATTCGCCAATCGTGGGCTGGTGAATCGCTTCCGCATCGCCATCGACGGTTATCACCAGATTGCGGACGAGATTTTCGGCCACGACAGCTTCGAAGCGCTGCAAATGCGCCGCGCCGTGCGCAGCGAGTATCATCCGCTGGTGATGTTGCTCGGCAAATATCTCTGCGCCATCGATCCCGAGCATGAGGACAGGAAGCTCATGGATCGCCTTCTGCGCAAGACCTATTGCGATCGCTCGATGGAGGCGCTGCGCACGCGGATCAGCTATGCGCTGATGACGCCCGCGCGTTTTCGCCGCCAGCAACCCGAGCTGTGCCGGAAATTCGACAGGCTGAAGGCGGAGCTTCGCGGACAGGCGGGCGCCTGA
- a CDS encoding class I SAM-dependent methyltransferase: MTKKITKCRISGSTNLISVLSLGDQALTGVFPTSRETPVTVGPLELVWCPDSGLLQLAHVYEPDEMYGENYGYRSGLNQSMVRHLTQKIGNLEKLADLKPGDVVLDIGSNDATSLKAYKTQGLTRIGIDPTGEKFRQYYPDDIKLVPDFFSSKNFEKFGTNRAKVITSIAMFYDLEDPIWFAREIAKALAPDGVWHFEQSYMPSMLRLTSYDTICHEHVEYYSLGVIKTILDAADLQILDVQMNAINGGSFAVTAGHRGAPHKRNLAVIDWLLEQEERMGLHTPRPYRDFEERVFRHREDLRRLLQALKDDGKRVLGYGASTKGNVVLQFCGLGPDLVEAIAEVNPDKFGCFTPGTHIPIISEAEARAMKPDYFLVLPWHFKDGILQREQEYLAGGGKMIFPFPEIEIV, from the coding sequence ATGACCAAGAAAATCACCAAGTGCCGGATCAGCGGCTCCACGAATCTCATTTCCGTCCTGTCGCTGGGCGACCAGGCCCTGACCGGCGTGTTCCCGACGTCGCGGGAAACGCCCGTGACTGTCGGACCTCTGGAGCTCGTCTGGTGCCCGGACTCCGGCCTGCTGCAGCTCGCCCATGTCTATGAGCCGGACGAGATGTATGGCGAGAATTACGGCTACCGCTCCGGCCTCAACCAGTCGATGGTGCGCCATCTCACGCAGAAGATCGGCAATCTCGAAAAGCTTGCGGATCTCAAGCCCGGCGACGTGGTTCTCGACATCGGCTCCAACGACGCCACGTCTCTCAAGGCATACAAGACGCAAGGCCTGACGCGTATCGGCATCGACCCGACCGGCGAGAAGTTCCGCCAGTATTATCCCGACGACATCAAGCTCGTGCCGGATTTCTTCTCATCGAAGAATTTCGAGAAATTCGGGACCAATCGCGCGAAGGTCATCACGTCGATCGCGATGTTCTACGATCTCGAAGACCCGATCTGGTTCGCGCGGGAGATCGCGAAGGCGCTGGCGCCCGACGGCGTCTGGCATTTCGAGCAGAGCTACATGCCGTCGATGCTGCGTCTCACCTCCTATGACACGATCTGCCACGAGCATGTCGAATATTATTCGCTCGGCGTCATCAAGACCATTCTCGACGCCGCCGATCTGCAGATCCTCGACGTGCAGATGAATGCGATCAACGGCGGCAGCTTCGCCGTCACCGCAGGTCATCGCGGCGCGCCGCACAAGCGCAATCTCGCGGTCATCGACTGGCTGCTGGAGCAGGAAGAACGCATGGGGCTTCACACGCCGCGCCCGTATCGCGATTTCGAGGAGCGCGTTTTCCGCCACCGCGAAGACCTGCGCCGCCTCCTGCAGGCGCTGAAGGACGACGGCAAGCGCGTGTTAGGCTACGGCGCCTCCACGAAGGGCAATGTCGTGCTGCAGTTCTGCGGTCTCGGCCCCGACCTCGTCGAGGCGATCGCCGAAGTCAATCCGGACAAGTTCGGCTGCTTCACGCCCGGCACGCATATTCCGATCATCTCGGAGGCCGAAGCGCGCGCCATGAAACCGGACTATTTCCTTGTCCTGCCCTGGCACTTCAAGGACGGCATCCTGCAGCGCGAACAGGAATATCTCGCCGGCGGCGGCAAGATGATCTTCCCCTTCCCTGAAATCGAGATCGTCTGA
- a CDS encoding methyltransferase domain-containing protein codes for MTRGLIVSHKGEHCGVFQFGRNLFETLSRAKEIAWSYCECSSFDELKTVVAKMGPDAILFNHHPYTMPWLAGAPVRELGNAPLFGLLHQVSQEIADAADPAPFDFLICLDPTLVARNPRILRAPRFLPVNPATPPAPPEIFTVGSFGFATPTKGFDRLCAMVNAEFDRARIRINMPVHDDPSLLPDTMMKAVVDKCRTAITKPGVELEITHHFWSNADIVKFLGENTINAFLYEDSPSTGISSCVDFALASGRPFALTRTSMFRNLFHLNPSVFIEDRKLSDIAAGDTRMLDAARAEALPEAAAKEWNLSILEAIGSTKAARTTPDGRGYNKILDDRSRAAYTEALADLARYAPEMIARKIERANIQQAFGLDVCKRFLADHPNARILAAGSFEDTAVESLRNMGYRIDEIDPNVNGMTLQDFYVSSKAQLGSYDLVVSVSVLEHVADDEQFVRIISEFLRPGGLAVLTVDFAEKWKPGANKPIVDFRLYTTRDICDRLMPAIGDCVLVDPPRWAEGVEDFEYEGSQYGFAGFVFRKLDAASVRRANVTPVWREMLADAQRGGKKAAAADKMTTIRPMSAIKRWFSKN; via the coding sequence ATGACACGCGGCCTTATCGTATCCCACAAGGGCGAACATTGCGGCGTATTCCAGTTCGGACGCAATCTGTTCGAGACGTTGTCGCGGGCGAAGGAAATCGCGTGGTCCTATTGCGAATGTTCGAGCTTCGATGAATTGAAGACGGTCGTCGCCAAGATGGGGCCGGACGCGATCCTCTTCAATCATCACCCTTACACAATGCCCTGGCTCGCCGGCGCGCCGGTGAGGGAGCTGGGCAATGCGCCGCTCTTCGGCCTGCTGCATCAGGTGAGCCAGGAGATCGCGGACGCGGCCGATCCCGCGCCCTTCGATTTCCTCATCTGTCTCGATCCCACGCTCGTCGCGCGCAATCCGCGCATTCTTCGCGCGCCGCGTTTCCTGCCCGTCAATCCCGCGACGCCGCCGGCGCCGCCGGAAATCTTCACGGTCGGCTCCTTCGGCTTTGCGACGCCGACCAAGGGATTCGACCGGCTCTGCGCAATGGTGAACGCCGAATTCGATCGCGCCAGAATCCGCATCAACATGCCGGTTCACGACGATCCGTCGCTCCTTCCCGACACCATGATGAAGGCGGTGGTCGACAAGTGCCGCACCGCCATCACCAAGCCCGGCGTCGAACTTGAAATCACGCATCATTTCTGGAGCAACGCCGACATCGTCAAATTCCTCGGCGAAAACACGATCAACGCATTCCTCTACGAAGACTCTCCTTCGACCGGCATCTCGAGCTGCGTGGATTTCGCGCTGGCGTCAGGCAGGCCCTTCGCGCTCACGCGAACGTCGATGTTCCGCAATCTGTTCCATCTGAATCCATCGGTGTTCATCGAGGATCGCAAGCTCTCCGACATCGCGGCGGGCGACACCAGGATGCTCGACGCAGCGCGCGCCGAAGCGCTGCCGGAGGCGGCCGCGAAAGAGTGGAACCTCTCTATCCTCGAAGCGATAGGTTCGACGAAAGCGGCGCGTACGACGCCGGATGGACGAGGCTATAACAAGATCCTCGACGATCGCTCGCGCGCCGCCTACACCGAAGCGCTGGCGGATCTCGCCAGATACGCGCCGGAAATGATCGCGCGAAAGATCGAGCGCGCGAATATCCAGCAGGCTTTCGGGCTCGACGTCTGCAAGCGTTTTCTCGCCGACCATCCCAACGCCCGCATCCTCGCAGCCGGCTCCTTCGAGGACACCGCCGTCGAATCCCTGCGCAACATGGGTTATCGCATCGACGAGATCGACCCCAACGTCAACGGCATGACGCTGCAGGACTTCTACGTCTCGTCGAAGGCGCAGCTTGGCTCCTACGATCTCGTCGTGAGCGTCTCGGTGCTCGAGCATGTCGCCGACGACGAGCAGTTCGTGCGCATCATCAGCGAATTTTTGCGCCCCGGCGGCCTGGCGGTGCTTACCGTCGATTTCGCGGAAAAATGGAAGCCCGGCGCCAACAAGCCGATCGTCGACTTCCGCCTCTACACGACCCGCGACATCTGCGACCGCCTGATGCCGGCGATCGGCGACTGCGTCCTCGTCGATCCTCCCCGCTGGGCGGAAGGCGTCGAGGATTTCGAATATGAAGGTTCGCAATATGGTTTCGCCGGCTTCGTCTTCCGCAAGCTCGACGCGGCGTCCGTGCGTCGCGCCAATGTCACGCCCGTCTGGCGCGAGATGCTCGCAGACGCTCAGCGCGGCGGCAAGAAGGCGGCCGCGGCGGACAAGATGACGACGATCAGACCAATGTCAGCCATCAAGCGCTGGTTCTCGAAAAACTAG
- a CDS encoding glycosyltransferase family 1 protein: MTPKEKIDAFLRAELDKEQALTDLRVRFLAGKARELYWTLSRLVGLSRLHDGRWRRPGHAEAASLRPVLDGDIPTPPEQGRLLIDVTATHRYRKHTGVQRVVREIARACVESGSGLPVFIEDGRLYSHFRHQRLPDEVMMGAGDKLLLLDSGWGFFDEYPPLMDSARLAGARVVGCLYDIIPLLYPDAAESANGRSFAVWFETVLMKCDALMCISKSVAGDLVGHLRDTGREAPANMQIGWWPLGADFRAPPDATPSARALEITASPTPYFMSVGTLEPRKAYPVALAAFEKLWADGRDLRYVVVGRPGWNTRALQRRIRRHAEYGRRLIWLDNASDADLFHLYRHARALVFPSFAEGFGMPLVEAAHHGARVIASDIPVFREIGGDHVTYFPLLDAAALAERIGEEQAVANAVQPTKVVNWRESAAILADIVRNEKYQIDAATLQNAMRAPASELN, from the coding sequence ATGACGCCGAAGGAAAAGATCGACGCATTTCTGCGCGCCGAGCTCGACAAGGAGCAGGCGCTGACCGATCTGCGCGTGAGGTTTCTGGCGGGCAAGGCGCGCGAACTCTACTGGACGCTGTCGCGGCTGGTTGGGTTGAGCCGCCTGCATGACGGGCGTTGGCGCAGGCCGGGGCACGCGGAGGCCGCGAGCCTGCGGCCCGTGCTCGATGGCGATATTCCGACGCCGCCCGAACAGGGTCGGCTTCTCATCGATGTGACGGCGACGCATCGTTACCGCAAGCACACTGGCGTTCAACGCGTGGTGCGGGAGATCGCGCGCGCCTGCGTCGAAAGCGGAAGCGGGCTGCCGGTGTTCATCGAAGACGGGCGCCTCTACTCTCATTTCAGACATCAGCGATTGCCCGACGAAGTCATGATGGGCGCGGGAGACAAGCTCCTGCTGCTCGACTCGGGTTGGGGATTTTTCGACGAATATCCGCCGCTCATGGATAGCGCACGATTGGCGGGCGCGCGTGTCGTCGGCTGTCTCTATGACATCATTCCCCTGCTTTATCCCGACGCGGCCGAGTCGGCGAATGGTCGATCCTTCGCGGTCTGGTTCGAGACCGTGCTGATGAAATGCGATGCGCTGATGTGCATCTCAAAAAGCGTTGCCGGTGATCTTGTCGGTCATTTGCGGGATACGGGCCGGGAGGCGCCCGCAAATATGCAAATCGGCTGGTGGCCGCTCGGCGCGGATTTTCGCGCGCCGCCGGATGCGACGCCATCGGCGCGGGCCCTCGAAATCACGGCGTCGCCGACGCCATATTTCATGAGCGTCGGCACGCTGGAGCCGCGCAAGGCCTATCCTGTGGCGCTCGCGGCCTTCGAGAAATTATGGGCCGACGGTCGCGACCTGCGTTATGTGGTCGTCGGCAGGCCGGGATGGAACACTCGCGCCTTGCAGCGTCGCATACGCAGGCATGCGGAATATGGGCGCCGCCTCATCTGGCTCGACAATGCGAGCGACGCGGATCTGTTTCATCTTTATCGCCATGCGCGCGCGCTCGTCTTTCCTTCCTTCGCGGAGGGATTCGGCATGCCCCTCGTCGAGGCTGCGCATCATGGCGCGAGGGTGATTGCTAGCGACATTCCTGTCTTCCGCGAAATTGGCGGCGATCACGTGACCTACTTTCCGCTGCTCGACGCTGCGGCGCTTGCGGAGCGGATCGGGGAGGAGCAGGCGGTCGCGAACGCCGTGCAACCGACAAAAGTCGTCAACTGGCGCGAGTCGGCCGCAATACTTGCAGATATTGTCCGCAACGAAAAATATCAGATCGACGCCGCCACATTGCAAAACGCCATGCGCGCCCCCGCATCCGAACTCAATTGA